A genomic window from Glycine soja cultivar W05 chromosome 10, ASM419377v2, whole genome shotgun sequence includes:
- the LOC114371125 gene encoding protein IQ-DOMAIN 1-like: MGRKGNSWFSTMKKALSPEPKEKNDQNSSRSKKKWFQKQKLQTSESTSQSDNAPPLPLPEIILTHVESEINHDRVEVATAVDAEEPVLAVQTAAAEVQATTIVQFDNKPTEEMAAIRIQKAFRGYLARRALRALRGLVRLRSLMEGPVVKRQAISTLRSMQTFAHLQTQIRSRRLRMLEENQALQKQLLQKHAKELESMRLGEEWDDSVQSKEQVEAKLLSKYEASMRRERAMAYSFSHQHNWKNASRSINPMFMDPTNPAWGWSWLERWTAARPWESHSQMEKEKNGNKSLRSSSRGITSAEISKAFAKFQLNSEKHSPTASQNPGSPNFESHSQSHSNPPKPPSPAVAKKLKKASPKDILAIDDDTKSMISVQSERPRRHSIAGSIVGDDESLASSPSIPSYMVPTKSAKAKSRMQSPLAAEYGTPEKGSSGTAKKRLSFPASPARPRRHSGPPKVESSFNAEITVGNGVAG, translated from the exons ATGGGGAGGAAAGGAAATAGTTGGTTTTCTACTATGAAGAAAGCTCTAAGCCCTGAGCCAAAGGAGAAGAACGATCAg AATTCAAGTAGATCAAAGAAGAAATGGTTTCAGAAGCAAAAATTGCAGACTTCAGAATCAACCTCACAATCTGATAATGCACCACCTCTTCCTCTACCTGAGATTATTTTAACTCATGTCGAGAGTGAAATCAACCATGATCGGGTTGAAGTTGCAACTGCAGTGGATGCTGAGGAACCTGTTCTTGCAGTTCAGACAGCAGCTGCTGAGGTTCAAGCCACAACAATTGTTCAGTTTGACAATAAACCAACAGAAGAAATGGCAGCAATCAGGATTCAAAAAGCTTTTCGTGGATACTTG GCAAGAAGAGCATTGCGGGCTTTAAGGGGGTTGGTCAGGTTGAGATCACTGATGGAAGGGCCAGTGGTGAAACGTCAAGCCATTAGCACCCTCCGTTCTATGCAGACTTTTGCTCATTTGCAAACTCAGATTCGTTCTAGGAGGCTCAGGATGTTAGAGGAGAATCAAGCACTACAAAAACAGCTCTTACAGAAGCACGCAAAAGAGCTAGAGAGCATGCGG CTTGGGGAGGAATGGGATGACAGCGTACAATCAAAAGAACAAGTTGAAGCCAAGTTACTGAGCAAGTATGAAGCTTCTATGAGAAGAGAAAGAGCAATGGCTTATTCATTCTCTCAtcag CATAACTGGAAGAATGCATCAAGATCTATAAACCCAATGTTCATGGATCCAACCAATCCAGCCTGGGGTTGGAGTTGGTTGGAACGATGGACGGCAGCCCGGCCCTGGGAGAGCCATAGCCAgatggagaaagagaagaatggCAATAAATCTCTAAGAAGTTCTAGCCGTGGCATTACCAGTGCTGAAATCAGCAAAGCATTTGCTAAGTTTCAGCTCAATTCTGAGAAGCATTCTCCAACAGCCAGCCAAAATCCAGGCTCACCTAACTTCGAGTCGCATTCCCAATCCCATTCAAATCCTCCCAAGCCACCTTCTCCAGCAGTTGCtaagaaactgaagaaagcaaGTCCTAAGGATATCTTGGCTATAGATGATGACACCAAAAGCATGATAAGCGTGCAGTCAGAGCGGCCGCGGAGGCACTCCATTGCTGGATCGATAGTTGGAGATGACGAAAGCCTTGCAAGCTCTCCATCTATTCCAAGTTACATGGTGCCAACTAAATCTGCGAAAGCCAAGTCCCGGATGCAAAGTCCATTAGCAGCAGAATACGGAACACCAGAAAAAGGGTCCTCCGGGACTGCAAAGAAACGTCTTTCTTTCCCAGCTTCGCCTGCTAGGCCAAGGAGGCATTCAGGTCCACCAAAGGTAGAAAGCAGCTTCAATGCTGAAATCACTGTGGGAAATGGTGTGGCTGGTTGA